From the Lolium rigidum isolate FL_2022 chromosome 2, APGP_CSIRO_Lrig_0.1, whole genome shotgun sequence genome, one window contains:
- the LOC124687222 gene encoding germin-like protein 2-4 — protein sequence MARHHALLLLAVLLPAAAMADPDALQDFCVPDPGRGRPVELGLLRTYPCRNPANLTAGDFAFSGVRAAGNFSAATGFAGVSVTPAQFPGLNTLGMSFARADLSAAGGVNPPHYHPRATETALVLAGRVYAGFVDTGGRLFAKVLDKGDVMVFPRGMVHFQLNVGDAPATVYGSFNSENPGIVRIPATVFGSGIRDAVLERSFGLTPAELRRIESKFGPPKKTEIED from the coding sequence ATGGCGCGCCACCatgctctcctcctcctcgccgtgctGCTCCCTGCAGCGGCCATGGCCGACCCGGACGCGCTGCAGGACTTCTGCGTGCCGGACCCCGGGCGCGGCCGCCCGGTGGAGCTCGGCCTCCTGCGCACCTACCCGTGCAGGAACCCCGCCAACCTCACGGCGGGCGACTTCGCCTTCTCGGGCGTGCGCGCCGCGGGCAACTTCTCGGCGGCCACAGGCTTCGCGGGGGTGTCCGTGACGCCGGCGCAGTTTCCGGGGCTCAACACCCTGGGCATGTCCTTCGCGCGCGCCGACCTCTCCGCGGCTGGCGGCGTCAACCCGCCCCACTACCACCCGCGCGCCACCGAGACGgcgctcgtcctcgccggccGCGTCTACGCCGGCTTCGTCGACACCGGCGGCCGCCTCTTCGCCAAGGTGCTCGACAAGGGGGACGTCATGGTCTTCCCGCGGGGCATGGTGCACTTCCAGCTCAACGTCGGCGACGCGCCGGCCACCGTCTACGGAAGCTTCAACAGCGAGAACCCTGGCATCGTGCGCATCCCCGCCACCGTCTTTGGCTCCGGGATCAGGGACGCCGTCCTCGAGAGGTCCTTCGGGCTCACCCCGGCCGAGCTCCGCCGGATCGAGAGCAAGTTCGGACCGCCCAAGAAAACAGAGATTGAGGACTAG